The window GACTACAAAGgcgtacaaaaaaaaaaccagcCCACCAAAGAAATCAAGTTTCATGTTGGAGCACTCTTTTACACCTCAAAACCATTTCAAGACAACGACAAACATGAATCTTTGAAGAAATTCTCACTAAATTAGAATAAATTGAGACTGATTTAAAGGAAAGGGAGGGCAGCCAAAAGGAGAGAAAGGTCTGATATGAAGCTTACAGCGAGGCCTACAGTTCCCAGGCCAAAAATAGCAACATTGGACCCTGGCTCTACTTTTGCAGTGTTCCAAACAGCTCCAAGACCTGAAAATATCATATGCCACATTATTTAATGAATCATGGGGGGGGGTGTGAATTTTGTTCTTGTATTTAAAAGTCAGTTGTTCAAAAGTACTGGACATTGATGCAAGCTTAATATATCACTACCTGTGGGAACACCACATCCAAGAAGGCATACTTTATCCAAAGGGGCCGTGGGATCAATTTTTGCCACACTGACATCGTGAACGACAGTGTATTGACTAAATGTTGACGTGCCCATGAAGTGATATATGGGTTTTCCATTAATGGAGAAACGACTTTTACGATCTGACATCATCACTCCCACTCCAGTGGCACCGCGAACTTTGCCACAAAGATTCGTTTTCCCTGATTTGCAAAACTTGCATTCTCGACATTCTGCTTGGTAGCAAGGAATGACATGGTCTCCAGGCTGAACATCAGTCACACCTTCACCAACACTCTCTACTATCCTGCTCATGGATTTCATATTGCCGCTTAAGCAATGGAATTTATATTTTGCATACATACAAacacatatatatagtataCTTATAATGATAATAGTCAGAGTATCAGGATCAGACTACCGAAAAAACTGTTTACATACCCTGCAGCCTCGTGACCAAGAATACAGGGGAAGAGACCTTCAGGGTCCTAAAAAATGGATGAACCTCAGAATAGTAAGAACTTTATATAGAGAAGCTAGGGTTTCGACATGTgcaagaaataaaatattaataaagcacaacattgaaaagaaatatgaaaaaaaatcatcacATAGGAAGCATAGGTCGTCAATGCCAATTAGGAGGCAAGCTCTCCGTTGGAACATTTTACTCCATGGTTAAAAGCTGCTAACGTGTTTTATTAATAGGATTAAGCTAGAGATTCTTTACTACAAGGCATTCAGTATTAACAAACCTAGAAATTTTCGTTTGTAAGGCAAGTAGCAAATGGCCAGAAGAGATATTGTAACAATGACATCTTGGATATTAAATTGTTTGGCGATTCATTTTCCTCCCCTCTTTTGGATTACATTCAATCGATGTAATTGTTACTTATCTAAATGTTGTACTCCAATTTCAACTTATCCttagaaaaaaattatagttCAAAAGTTAAAAAACCAGGAATCAATATGCAATGGTTGCCATTAAACAAAACTTCATATAAAGAAGACCACTGAAGAGGAAACTTTAATCTCGAAAGTCATCAAACCCTTAGCGCTAGGATCTCTGTAATTGGATTTTCAGCTTTGGTGTTAAcaacaattaattttttagatAAGAAACATTTCAATGAATAAATGAAATAGAGGAGACCCCAAGCACCTAAAGGTGTTAAAAATGAGATTTCCAATTACAAACTAAATAAGAGAGACTAAGTTCTTAAAAGGATACTTAGTTTTACACAAATACAACGCAGTAGACAGGACCAAATCCATGAAAGAgtcaaaggaagaaaaataatttctaaaaagaATTGCCAGCAAAGAATTTATAAAGATAGAACAAAGGAAAAATAGTGAGAACATAATGGATCATAAGCACACAACAAAGCAAACCAACTTCGTCCAATTGGACAATCTATTGCAAACTCAAGTGAAATACCACACACAGAAATTATCATTTCCTAATCTAACAATCATCAATGCACGAGAGAATACTGCATCCAATCAAGGTACTACAAATCACGAACTcagaaaaaaaaacccacatcaaataattcaaaaacagtagagaaaaaaggaaaagtgaACCCGATGCAATGACCGACACTTCAATCGATTAATAATTTAGAAGATCAAATAAGAGAAAAACAACCTTGCCACTCCACGTATAAGCATCAGTGTGACAAAGAGCAGTGTAGAGGATCTTGACACGGACCTCGCCGGCTTGCGGCGGAGCCACCTGAACATCCTCGATCACCAATGGCTTATTGGGTTCCCAGGCCACCGCCGCTGAAAAATAAACAAAGGTAGTTGAATCAAAAAGATGGGTTGGAGGAAAAATAACGAAGCAtgtagaggaagaatgaaatgTGTATACCTTTGCAAGTGATGACTTGACCTTGAGTTGCCATAGGTGAAATAAATGATGAAGAAGGATGAAAGgagatggaggaagaagaatgaGAGGCTATAAGACCAAGGAGAGTGAAAGAGATAGTATACAAAACAAACAAGGTGGGAGGTCCCAACTTAAATAATGCATACTAATTCCTAAATATATTGTCTTACGACATAGACGTTCGAGTATCTGCATCATGGTAGACATAAATAATAGTAGATATATTGTTGTAAATATTGTTACAAGacatgtttatttatttatatatttattatacttaattgaaaaattttaagatttatatttttaacattGATTTATATAAATGTGAGTGGAttcatttaaaattatttaagaataataaaaaaatacaaattatataCACCGTTAAAAATTATTGAGGGGCAAAAATTAATTACTGTACATAGTTTGtctattttactattttttacaatattaatGTTGAGGgtgtaaattttaaaatttatataccagattaaaaaaaaacttaaaccttaaatataaaacaataacttttgaaatttaaatcaaacttaTAATCTAAAAGAGCAGTAAGTTGTGACGTTTTGAAACTTATAGATTGAATATAAACTAtacaaaagaaaacataaaagaaatatatattgtTTCCTTTATTTGTCCGAGCCTTTTATAGTGaccaaaatagtattttaatCTATGGTTTAAAATGACTTAAATAGTGACAATAATTTATAGTGAAAATCCACACACCAACGAGTTTTTTAGGTTAAGACTTTCGATTGGTACTTTAAGTATATTGTTATTCGAATTGTAATTTTTAAACATTTATGAAACGTTGAGAATAATATTAAAAGTGTATTTTAAATGGATGAGACCTTTCGTGGATGTCTTTTTATAAATtactttttccaaaatataatttctATAAAGTAACCAATTAAAGTTAAAGAGTCTTTCTAAACTAATATGAGAAGTATTCACACTCTCAATAATCACATGTTTCTCatttaattgtttctttttgtagGGTCAATAAACAatacttttcctttttctttccttttctttttttttttttggttaattatTCAATAAATAAACAGTTATCTTTCAAAAAGGAATTTCACTTTATTACATATAGAATGTGGATAGTCTTATGAGGTTGGAAGGGAGATGCTTTTCAATAAAAGGAAAAGtgatttttatatatatatatataaaaaaattaaacttttagatgagcattttcatttttaaatgttttaatAATTACTCTATGAAAAGCACGAGTTATGCTTTGAAATGACAattgaattttcaaaattgaacaacattataaaaaatatatttaaaagataATCGAACGAAAAAAAGAGTCGTGTGAATTTTATGCACTCTTTAAGATTAAGTATTGTTTACGACCGTAATAATCAGTAAATAGTATTTTGTACTATttcaaaacttttaattttttataatttttactattttgttgTATTACCTTAGTTTTTGGACTTGGATAATGAGCCACGTGTTTATCCCACAGAAATCCACGTGGCAGTTATGTTATTGGGCCATGTTCAATAGGAATGGCCTCAATACTCAAAAGGCCGACCCAATAGCTTAAGATGTTCGACGAGGCCCAATTGTCTTTAcgctttgtttttttttttttttcacctttATCACTTTTACGTGTGAAggattattataaaataaaagtttACAAAACTTTAGTAAATTAAATTCTATATTTGTCTACGACCATAAATGGTACGAAAACATATTTTCTACCAATTATGGTAATTCAATATTATCACGACTGTATTTGTTGTTAGACAGTATCGTAAGTGATTTTAGATTTAGATAACGAATTCCCACAAAATAAGTAATATTAAGATAAAATTTAATATAGGAATAGTATAATACCATTTAAAACCGACTGGTGATGACTTtccttaattatattatttagtgtTAGTTTGTTGGTAATGAAACTTTCAATGTATATGAGTTTTACTCCTTGCAATTGGTTTGTTGTCAAATGGGAGATTGATCGCTAGACTTTTATCAACTTTAAAATAAAAGCGAAATTGTTGTCGAATGCAATTTTAGTCGTTAGACCTTTTAAATGTAAACTTTAAAATGTATTTAACAATTCCTTTCCATTTAgagtttttaagaaaaatggtgCCGTCAACTCTCAATTGACACATTCTTTTTATATGATTCGTAAAGTTCAGAACATATCACAAAcatattaaatacaaaattgaaattaatcAAATGAAAAATTGCCATATGATTTCACTTACTCTATATCCTCTACTCTTGTCTAATAACATTATGTAAGatgttcaaaattattaaaGTCCAACTTATTTAACTTTTTATATCAAATAAGGTTGTATTATTGACTCAAGATGCAGTGTATAGATACTCTCGTTACCAtgaaccaaaataaaataattcatGCAATATTTTATTgctaaaataaatcaaataattgaAGTGTGAACGCATTGAAAAAGTCACAATACAAGTCAAAATTcactaaaataaacaaatatatatataaacactaggatatatggaaaaaaaattggATAAACCTACCCCATGTTCAAATGTGCTTAATGGAACAACGTCGCTTGTTATTTAACGAGTTACCATATAGGGAAAAAAAATTGGATATTTGAACTTATGGCTTAAAAAGATATAACTACGTGTTAATTATTGATGAGTCATGCTCGTTTTTACAAGTCTAAAAAGGTCGTTTCAACGGGACTCAACCCACAGACACCCCACGTGCCAcgagaagagaaaatggatgcTAATATGAGATGGCATCAAATGATTGGTGGAAAAACGACCCGACAAAAACCTATGTCGGTATATTTGTAAGTATCggtcaaactttgatatttcaGTCCTCCACTTGTACCCACCCACGTGTCCCGAGATCCAGTCAACGCTTTGACCGAGTAAACCGTATTTCACAAATtccaaaaaattaacaaatgGATAATTAAGGGAATTTTAAATGCAAAAGAATTAAACTAATCTTTATTagtttttattaaattcttaaacttataaactaaaatttcattaataatGTAATTAAAGCTTGGAAAAAAtactttatatttaataaattacaaatttaaatacAATATCTTTACTAATATAATTGGATAATTATACTCTTCGAGTCATTTTCTCGtggatggtttttttttttctctcttacctaaaaaaacattttattttcttttaaggacaaaaatgaaaagcaaatactttttttttttttttaagtttatttgGTACAATAATCGTGAGAAAAGAGATTAAACTATTCATCTCTTAAATCGAAAATTTGTCAATTGTTGTTGCACTAAACTTAATTTACCATAATCAAATTCCTTTAAACCAAATTATAGTCGACAAAAGCACATAAGGTATGTGTGAAAAGAAATCAAACAATCTACCTTTTAAATAGTGGATTGTGTCAATTATCGTTGAACTTAATTTAACATaatcaaattcattaaaacaaaattataatcCATACAAACACATAAGGCATGTGTGAAGCCTCTTTTTGGTGGGCAGTTGAAAAAGTAGAAACACTTTTCACTTCTTtcaaaaagtaaataaataaaaaacaactTTAGGCTTTTATTTAACCACGTTTTATGgagggaaaaaataaaataaaacaaccaagaagaaaaaaaaataaaagatgtcatcttttattttttaaaaaaaaaaaattatcacacttttatcatttaaaaaactattttaatccttatgtttgttttaatttaatcgaaTTAATGATGTTAATGCAAATAGGAACAATATATTAGACAAAGTAGattttaaatagaaaacaatgacatatagttattttaagaaaaacccAAGAAACTAAAACAAACAATTTAGGAAGTTCACACATTAAAGAATAAAGTTGAAAGTTTaaagttattaaaaataaaCCTTTTGAAATTTCACGGACTAATGTAAATCGAACTAAAAATTGTAGTACATCTAAGAAAAAGCATTTGAATGTATCTCGAATTTATCATTGTTTATATAAACCATCGAATGTCAAATCATGTTTTGTTCTATAGCAAactttattataataataataaaatattcaCAGATATATCAAAATGTAAGACTAATATTTAAAATGCAAATAGCAATCTATCGTGATCAATCATCGATACAATGTGAAATCTTATTCTGATCATACACAATTCTTGTTTGTTTTTTCCGATTCGATAAAAAAAGTTATAGAATCGAGAGTAGTTTATATTGTAttctaataaaattttataattcaATCGGTTAAGACAAAGCATTCCAACGAAACTCTCTTGTGAAAgtctctatatatataaatctcaCACAATAACCTTCATATAGTATTGAGATTCCTTTCCTTTTCccaactttctctctctctctctctaaattcCCCCACAACTCAACCCTCTCTCTTTTCCCCTTAACCTTTTTGTAAGGCAAAAGAAAATAAGGTATCCATTGTTGGAAGAAACCCTTCTGAAGCCCTCTTTAACATGGCAAACGAAGAAGGAGGCAACAACAACAACCACAACAATCCCTCAACAAACAACAGTCTCAAAATCATTGTAGAAAGAAACCCTTCTCAAGCCAAGCTTTCACAACTCAACATCCATCGTTGGCCAAAGTAAGTATTATCATACGTTTTAATTGATTAAGCTTCTgggtttctttttcttctctcgtAATTCGACTTTTCTTTCTGTTCGTTGAATGATTAGATGGGGTTGTTCTGCTGGAAAATATCAGTTGAAATTTGAGGCAGAAGAGACTTGTTATCTAGTGAAAGGGAAAGTGAAAGCTTATCCTAAAGGAAttgattcttcttcttcatcgtcATCATCTTGTTGTGAAGAATATATTGAATTTGGAGCTGGGGATTTGGTCATTATTCCTAAAGGACTTAGTTGCACTTGGGATGTCTCTGTTGCTGTTGATAAATTCTATAAGTTTGAATCTCaatcttaaattttaattttaattttccgTATTATTTTTCCATACAATTAGGAAAATATGAATCTCAACGAAGTACATAGTTCACTTCTTTAACTACCGATACTATTCGAGAAATCTTAGTATATAGTTCATGTTTTGTTCGTTAGGAAATAATATAATTGTTCAACTCATAATTTAACACCATCTATATCAATTTTAGTATTGTTCTTGAACATAAGTGCAAAGATTATAAGTATAAATCTTCTAATTCTTTTATGTTTAGGAAAAATATTGAATTTGGAGGAGAATTAAATAGAGAGAGTGAGGGGACAGAAATTCAAAGTTATAATAATAAGAAAGGAAATATTAATGTGGGTCTTATCAAGAATTAATGagtaataattatttaaagtaaTATTGGATAAAAATTGAAAGTGGAAAGTCCCATTCAATTTTCAAACCAATCTTCTTCCCATATTTAAAAGGGAAGCTTTTAATGGTTTCTTTGACCGGTCAAACCTATTTTATTCTCACTTTGTATTTTCCTTCTTAACCCTTATCCTCTCTTTTAggttaaaatattatattttacttCGATTGGTTTTTCAAGTATTTAATATCGAGAAGAGTAGCTATAAACAGTAGCGAtgtttagaataattattaaatgtaaatataacaaaagtcTATCTCAGTGATAGACATCTATTGCTGATAGGTTTTTATCGTCTATTAGTGACatacttctatcattgatagattttgctatgcatgtttgcaattttttaaaatgttgctatatacttaattgtTTTAAATCTAATTGTTATACTTAAAATTGTTTTGTATAGATTTTATCAGACGAGTTTAAAAAAA is drawn from Cucumis melo cultivar AY chromosome 11, USDA_Cmelo_AY_1.0, whole genome shotgun sequence and contains these coding sequences:
- the LOC103498931 gene encoding alcohol dehydrogenase class-3 isoform X2; amino-acid sequence: MATQGQVITCKAAVAWEPNKPLVIEDVQVAPPQAGEVRVKILYTALCHTDAYTWSGKDPEGLFPCILGHEAAGIVESVGEGVTDVQPGDHVIPCYQAECRECKFCKSGKTNLCGKVRGATGVGVMMSDRKSRFSINGKPIYHFMGTSTFSQYTVVHDVSVAKIDPTAPLDKVCLLGCGVPTGLGAVWNTAKVEPGSNVAIFGLGTVGLAVAEGAKAAGASRIIGIDIDSKKFEIAKQFGANEFVNPKEHDKPIQQVIVDLTDGGVDYSFECIGNVNVMRSALECCHKVSGLGPIRHCWGCSIWPGNIHKAFPVSDWSRLERNSFWWFQKSFSSALAC
- the LOC103498931 gene encoding alcohol dehydrogenase class-3 isoform X1 — translated: MATQGQVITCKAAVAWEPNKPLVIEDVQVAPPQAGEVRVKILYTALCHTDAYTWSGKDPEGLFPCILGHEAAGIVESVGEGVTDVQPGDHVIPCYQAECRECKFCKSGKTNLCGKVRGATGVGVMMSDRKSRFSINGKPIYHFMGTSTFSQYTVVHDVSVAKIDPTAPLDKVCLLGCGVPTGLGAVWNTAKVEPGSNVAIFGLGTVGLAVAEGAKAAGASRIIGIDIDSKKFEIAKQFGANEFVNPKEHDKPIQQVIVDLTDGGVDYSFECIGNVNVMRSALECCHKGWGQSVIVGVAASGQEISTRPFQLVTGRVWKGTAFGGFKSRSQVPWLVEKYLKKEIKVDEYITHNLTLEEINKAFDLMHGGDCLRCVLSAHP
- the LOC103498932 gene encoding uncharacterized protein LOC103498932, encoding MANEEGGNNNNHNNPSTNNSLKIIVERNPSQAKLSQLNIHRWPKWGCSAGKYQLKFEAEETCYLVKGKVKAYPKGIDSSSSSSSSCCEEYIEFGAGDLVIIPKGLSCTWDVSVAVDKFYKFESQS